The proteins below are encoded in one region of Bremerella sp. P1:
- a CDS encoding sigma-70 family RNA polymerase sigma factor encodes MSDDVESLLASLSEGNRDAADKLLPVLYQELKGIANQHMRNERADHTLQATALVHEAFLKLVDQNRVEWKGKAHFCAVASNIMRRILVDHARTKNAAKRGKGAQRITLEEGLVAGDPQNNVDLVELDELLTELAELNPRHAKIIEMRYFAGMTVEETAAALDVSVSTVKGDWRMAKAWLTARLEDNSSAT; translated from the coding sequence ATGAGCGATGACGTCGAAAGTTTGTTGGCTTCCCTTTCCGAAGGCAATCGGGACGCAGCTGACAAGCTGTTACCGGTCCTTTATCAGGAACTGAAGGGGATTGCCAATCAGCACATGCGTAACGAGCGGGCCGATCATACGCTGCAGGCAACGGCCCTGGTGCATGAAGCATTCCTGAAGCTTGTCGATCAAAACCGAGTCGAGTGGAAAGGCAAAGCCCACTTCTGCGCGGTCGCTTCGAATATCATGCGGCGGATCCTGGTCGATCATGCCCGGACGAAGAACGCCGCCAAACGTGGGAAAGGCGCTCAGCGGATCACGCTGGAAGAAGGACTCGTCGCCGGCGATCCCCAAAACAACGTCGACCTGGTCGAGCTCGACGAGCTATTGACCGAACTGGCCGAACTCAATCCGCGGCACGCCAAGATCATCGAAATGCGCTACTTCGCCGGGATGACTGTGGAAGAGACCGCCGCGGCGCTCGATGTTTCGGTATCGACGGTGAAGGGAGATTGGCGCATGGCCAAAGCATGGCTCACTGCCAGACTGGAAGATAACTCCTCAGCCACTTAG
- a CDS encoding serine/threonine-protein kinase has protein sequence MTPDDYQRLCEAFEKAVQLPPEQRDAWLAECFADRADLHDEVRRMLANDDNSSLDNSPLHVHLADDDLTEVTVDLDPERTVSSTRKADKVESVPGYELIDELGRGGMGVVFKARQLAPERVVAVKMILSGQFASAQEIQRFRAEAEAAANLSHAGIVPIYEVGHHQGRHFFSMGYVEGRSLADVIREGGLTPERIAELVLEIAQAMAHAHSMGIVHRDLKPSNILIDADGHPRVTDFGLAKRMDGNSDMTYSGQILGSPGYMAPEQAAGKNQQIDHATDIYGLGAILYALLTGKPPFAASNMLDAIDQICTVNPIPPRKLNWSVPRSLETICLKCMHKTPAARYRSMKELAADLQSYLQHEPIRAKPLGIGERIIYWARRKPGLASTLAAVLLFYIYHVISADILHDPISSRPWFRVASVLFAIAFSVAAWFFQRMYEKPSTRNVAIYAWMTWNFVLLTGLLFLVHGAASPLALIYLLLVAASATLYEKGLVGYTMTLAAIGYFTHVVVGATLRPVGYVDFFDATVMMMSIFILGMIQYFVVRRIRRTMEEE, from the coding sequence ATGACGCCAGACGATTATCAGCGACTTTGCGAAGCCTTCGAGAAAGCGGTTCAACTGCCGCCTGAACAGCGCGACGCTTGGCTGGCCGAGTGCTTCGCCGATCGCGCGGACCTGCATGATGAAGTCCGCCGCATGTTGGCCAACGACGACAACTCTTCGCTCGATAATTCTCCCCTGCACGTGCATCTGGCCGACGATGATCTGACGGAGGTGACGGTCGATCTCGATCCCGAGAGGACGGTCTCTTCCACCAGGAAAGCCGACAAGGTCGAATCGGTGCCAGGGTATGAACTGATCGATGAACTCGGCCGCGGCGGCATGGGGGTCGTCTTCAAGGCACGACAGCTGGCGCCCGAACGCGTGGTGGCCGTGAAGATGATTCTCTCCGGCCAGTTTGCATCGGCCCAGGAGATTCAACGCTTCCGGGCGGAAGCGGAAGCAGCCGCCAACTTGTCGCACGCCGGGATCGTGCCGATTTACGAAGTAGGGCACCATCAAGGTCGACACTTCTTCTCGATGGGGTACGTCGAAGGACGCAGCCTGGCCGATGTGATTCGCGAAGGAGGACTCACGCCGGAGCGAATTGCGGAGCTGGTTCTCGAGATCGCCCAGGCCATGGCCCATGCCCACTCGATGGGGATCGTGCATCGTGACTTGAAGCCGTCGAACATCTTGATCGACGCCGACGGCCACCCTCGGGTAACCGACTTCGGTCTGGCGAAGCGAATGGATGGCAATTCCGACATGACTTACTCGGGGCAGATTCTCGGTTCGCCGGGCTACATGGCCCCAGAGCAGGCCGCCGGCAAGAATCAACAAATCGACCACGCGACCGACATTTACGGCCTGGGGGCGATCCTGTATGCCCTGCTGACCGGCAAGCCGCCGTTTGCTGCCAGCAATATGCTGGATGCCATCGACCAGATCTGTACCGTGAATCCGATCCCTCCGCGGAAACTTAACTGGAGCGTACCCCGGTCGCTCGAAACGATCTGCCTGAAGTGTATGCATAAGACACCGGCGGCTCGGTATCGCAGCATGAAAGAACTAGCCGCCGACCTTCAGTCATACCTACAGCACGAGCCGATCCGGGCCAAGCCGCTAGGCATCGGCGAGCGGATCATCTATTGGGCTCGGCGAAAGCCTGGCCTGGCCAGCACCCTGGCGGCTGTCCTGCTCTTCTACATCTATCACGTGATCAGTGCAGACATCCTGCACGATCCTATATCGTCGAGGCCGTGGTTTCGGGTGGCGTCGGTGCTGTTCGCGATTGCCTTTTCTGTAGCGGCTTGGTTCTTTCAGCGGATGTACGAGAAGCCCAGCACGCGCAACGTGGCCATCTATGCGTGGATGACCTGGAACTTCGTGCTGCTGACTGGCCTATTGTTTCTGGTTCACGGCGCGGCGAGTCCGTTGGCACTCATTTACCTGCTGCTGGTCGCGGCCAGCGCGACGCTCTACGAGAAAGGGCTGGTCGGGTACACGATGACCTTGGCCGCGATCGGCTACTTTACGCACGTCGTTGTCGGAGCCACACTTCGCCCGGTTGGTTATGTCGATTTCTTCGACGCCACCGTCATGATGATGTCGATTTTCATTCTGGGCATGATCCAGTACTTCGTCGTCCGGCGCATTCGACGGACGATGGAAGAAGAGTAG
- a CDS encoding c-type cytochrome, whose amino-acid sequence MYHRPFVLCCLLLASMLLAAPQSAHAQGATDAMVRLLQSGKLPESRVGTVVGMIAERGNAENLGILFQEATKADGFSPELKLESLQALKKASESRNLIPAGDLSAIGDLIASDDQGMKTLGIQLAGLWKVEATAGTLAGLALDNEQPLKLRRLAIDSLIATGSDQTAETVAKLTSDDQPLSIRYLGVSALTNIDIQKAAAAAAKVLTGADTSTDPADMIDAFLADTKGPDALAAALDGKELDGDVAKMCLRQMYSVGRSDASLVNVLSAAAGIDNNPDPLTEEQLQTLVAQVLKKGDPARGEEIFRRKELSCLKCHAISGAGGQIGPDLSPVGATSPVDYVINSILFPEMAVKEAYIMKSIVDFDGKMHQGIVADVNEDRTILKDANGNEIIIPADDIDLEKEGGSLMPKGLANFLTEDEFLDLVAYVAELGKPGPYGIRSEPTVQRWRVLKQVPEALQGEANPSTGEFESQILGLDADAWLPVYGKVNGELPLADLSEVESPVLFLQAEIEVVDGGEIGVEMNHKQGVTVWIIDDEFPGAEAIQADVLPGRHKITFRLDSRKFEGDTFRVVVTKPAGSTAQYTVVGGS is encoded by the coding sequence ATGTACCATCGACCTTTTGTCCTCTGTTGTTTGTTGCTTGCGAGTATGCTGCTCGCCGCGCCGCAATCCGCTCATGCTCAAGGCGCGACCGACGCCATGGTTCGCTTGTTGCAAAGTGGCAAGTTGCCGGAGTCCCGTGTCGGAACGGTCGTCGGCATGATTGCCGAACGCGGGAATGCCGAGAACCTGGGGATCCTCTTTCAGGAAGCGACCAAAGCCGACGGCTTCAGCCCCGAACTCAAACTCGAGTCGCTGCAAGCCTTGAAGAAGGCCAGCGAAAGCCGGAACTTGATTCCCGCTGGCGATCTCTCGGCGATCGGCGATCTGATTGCCAGCGACGACCAAGGCATGAAAACCCTGGGCATCCAACTGGCCGGTCTCTGGAAAGTGGAAGCCACCGCCGGCACGCTGGCCGGGCTGGCCCTTGATAACGAACAACCTTTGAAACTGCGTCGCCTGGCGATCGACTCGCTGATTGCAACCGGCAGTGACCAAACGGCCGAAACGGTCGCCAAGCTGACCAGCGACGACCAGCCTCTTTCGATCCGCTACTTGGGCGTCTCGGCCCTGACCAACATCGACATCCAAAAGGCCGCCGCGGCTGCCGCGAAGGTGCTTACCGGGGCCGATACGTCGACCGATCCGGCCGACATGATCGATGCCTTCCTGGCCGATACCAAGGGGCCTGATGCACTTGCCGCGGCCCTGGACGGCAAAGAGCTTGACGGCGACGTGGCGAAGATGTGTCTTCGCCAGATGTACTCGGTCGGTCGTTCGGACGCTTCGCTGGTGAACGTCCTGAGCGCTGCCGCTGGGATTGACAACAATCCCGATCCCCTCACCGAAGAGCAGCTGCAAACGCTTGTCGCCCAGGTTTTGAAAAAGGGGGACCCGGCTCGCGGTGAAGAGATCTTCCGCCGCAAGGAACTCAGCTGTCTGAAGTGCCACGCGATCAGTGGTGCTGGCGGGCAGATCGGTCCGGACCTGAGCCCTGTCGGCGCGACCAGCCCGGTCGACTACGTGATCAACTCGATCCTCTTCCCCGAGATGGCCGTCAAGGAAGCGTACATCATGAAGTCGATCGTCGACTTCGACGGCAAGATGCACCAAGGCATCGTCGCCGACGTAAACGAAGACCGCACGATCCTGAAAGATGCCAACGGCAACGAAATCATCATTCCGGCCGACGACATCGACCTGGAAAAGGAAGGGGGCTCGCTCATGCCCAAAGGCCTGGCCAACTTCCTGACCGAAGACGAGTTCCTCGACCTGGTCGCCTACGTCGCCGAACTGGGCAAGCCTGGCCCTTACGGCATTCGCAGCGAACCGACCGTGCAGCGGTGGCGCGTGCTGAAGCAGGTGCCTGAAGCCCTTCAAGGCGAAGCGAATCCTTCGACCGGCGAGTTCGAATCGCAGATCCTGGGCCTCGATGCCGATGCCTGGCTGCCGGTGTACGGTAAGGTCAATGGCGAACTGCCCCTGGCCGATCTGAGCGAAGTCGAAAGTCCCGTGCTGTTCCTGCAGGCCGAAATCGAAGTCGTCGATGGCGGCGAAATCGGTGTCGAAATGAACCATAAGCAAGGCGTTACCGTCTGGATCATCGACGACGAATTCCCCGGTGCGGAAGCGATTCAAGCCGATGTTCTGCCTGGCCGTCACAAGATCACCTTCCGCTTGGACAGCCGCAAGTTCGAGGGCGACACGTTTCGCGTCGTCGTCACCAAGCCAGCCGGCTCCACGGCCCAGTACACGGTGGTTGGTGGCAGCTAG
- a CDS encoding PVC-type heme-binding CxxCH protein — MIRPMSTAALLLGLCVSLFASSSADAAQLELKKGDKIVYIGNTLAERMQYFPHFETRLQARFPELNLVVRDLGWSADELTLRPRSKDFYDHGTRLEDHKPDVIMAFFGFNESFAGAKGLDKFEKDLEKFIADTKKSQYDGKSPTLVLVSPIPHEDLHSRYLPTGEKNNENIAMYAEAMHKLADKHDVVYVDVFAPMLEPMAGETDLTINGIHLNDQGYQLFGKVLDEGLFGPAPQYKTDLATLYPEVKEKDLQFFYDHRAVNGFYIYGGRKNPFGVVNFPAEFAKLRKMIENRDQRIWKVANGESVPEQVDDSNTGDFTSIETNVNRPVDIFDPAAEAKTFSLPEGYEINLFASEVEFPDLENPVQLAFDAKGRLWVTTMESYPMYLPGTPPDDKVLILEDTDGDGEADKQIVFADGLHVPTGIEIGDGGAYVAQQPNLMFLKDTDGDDKADERTLVLHGFDSADSHHSISAFTWGPGGALYFQEGTFHHSQVETPYGPERVANAGIFRYEPLTEKLDIFVSYGFANPWGHTFDDWGQNYVADASGGANYFGAAFSGDVVYPQKHGRMNQFLKKQWRPTAGCEIVSSRNFPESAQGNYLLNNCIGFQGILQYKVKDEGSGFHADPVDPLLVSKDTSFRPVDIQFGPDGALYIVDWYNPLVGHMQHSLRDPKRDKHHGRIWRIRYTGNDLVKAPKIAGASVAELLDLLKEPEYRTRYRVRRELRSHDGKEVSEALEAWMAGLDKNDENYNHHLLEALWVKQNLDLVDADLLKRMLTDSDFRARAAATRVLCYWRDRVPGSLDLLETQVNDENPRVRLEAIRALSFFDGTDVERAQEIALQSLLHDQDYYLEYTLKETLETLEKRAKQG, encoded by the coding sequence ATGATTCGACCAATGAGTACGGCAGCCTTGCTGCTGGGTCTGTGCGTTTCGCTCTTCGCGTCATCTTCCGCCGATGCCGCCCAGCTTGAACTGAAGAAGGGCGACAAGATTGTCTACATCGGCAACACGCTGGCCGAACGGATGCAATACTTCCCTCACTTCGAGACGCGTCTTCAGGCACGCTTCCCCGAGCTGAACCTGGTCGTCCGTGACCTTGGCTGGTCGGCCGACGAACTGACCCTGCGTCCTCGCAGCAAAGACTTCTACGATCACGGCACGCGTCTGGAAGACCACAAGCCCGACGTCATTATGGCGTTCTTCGGCTTCAACGAATCGTTCGCCGGTGCCAAGGGTCTCGACAAGTTCGAGAAGGACCTGGAGAAGTTCATCGCCGATACCAAGAAGAGCCAGTACGACGGCAAGTCGCCAACGCTCGTTCTCGTTTCTCCGATCCCGCACGAAGACCTTCACTCGCGGTACCTGCCCACGGGCGAAAAGAACAACGAAAACATCGCCATGTACGCCGAGGCCATGCACAAGCTGGCCGACAAGCACGATGTGGTTTACGTCGATGTCTTCGCCCCGATGCTTGAGCCCATGGCTGGCGAAACCGATCTGACAATCAACGGCATCCACCTGAACGACCAAGGCTATCAGCTGTTTGGTAAGGTTCTCGATGAAGGTCTCTTCGGTCCTGCTCCGCAGTACAAGACCGACTTGGCCACGCTTTACCCCGAGGTGAAAGAGAAGGACCTACAGTTCTTCTACGATCACCGCGCGGTCAACGGCTTCTACATTTATGGTGGTCGTAAGAATCCATTTGGTGTGGTCAACTTCCCGGCCGAGTTCGCCAAGCTGCGCAAGATGATCGAAAACCGCGATCAGCGCATCTGGAAAGTGGCTAACGGCGAAAGCGTGCCTGAGCAAGTCGACGACAGCAACACCGGCGACTTCACCTCGATCGAAACGAACGTGAATCGTCCGGTCGACATCTTCGACCCCGCGGCCGAAGCCAAGACCTTCTCGCTGCCTGAGGGTTACGAAATCAACCTGTTCGCCTCGGAAGTGGAATTCCCCGACCTGGAGAACCCGGTTCAATTGGCCTTCGATGCCAAGGGACGCCTGTGGGTCACCACCATGGAAAGCTATCCGATGTACCTGCCCGGTACGCCACCGGACGACAAGGTGCTGATCCTGGAAGACACTGACGGCGACGGCGAGGCCGACAAGCAAATCGTGTTTGCCGATGGTCTGCACGTGCCGACCGGTATCGAAATCGGTGACGGGGGTGCCTACGTTGCCCAGCAGCCGAACCTGATGTTCCTGAAGGACACCGACGGCGACGACAAGGCCGACGAGCGAACGCTTGTGCTGCACGGCTTCGATTCGGCCGACTCGCATCACTCGATCAGTGCATTCACGTGGGGTCCAGGCGGTGCGTTGTACTTCCAGGAAGGCACTTTCCATCACTCGCAAGTCGAAACGCCTTACGGTCCGGAACGCGTCGCTAACGCTGGTATCTTCCGTTACGAACCCCTGACCGAGAAGCTCGATATCTTTGTCTCCTATGGCTTTGCCAACCCATGGGGTCACACGTTTGACGACTGGGGACAAAACTACGTGGCCGACGCCTCCGGTGGTGCCAACTACTTCGGTGCGGCATTCAGTGGTGACGTGGTTTATCCGCAGAAGCATGGCCGCATGAATCAGTTCCTCAAGAAGCAGTGGCGTCCGACCGCTGGTTGCGAAATCGTTTCCAGCCGCAACTTCCCCGAGTCGGCCCAAGGCAACTACTTGTTGAACAACTGCATCGGGTTCCAAGGGATTCTGCAGTACAAGGTCAAGGACGAAGGAAGCGGTTTCCATGCCGACCCCGTCGACCCGCTGTTGGTCTCGAAGGACACCAGCTTCCGCCCGGTCGATATCCAGTTTGGCCCCGATGGTGCTCTGTACATCGTCGACTGGTACAACCCGCTGGTCGGTCACATGCAGCACTCGCTGCGTGACCCTAAACGTGATAAGCACCATGGTCGTATCTGGCGTATTCGTTACACGGGTAACGATCTGGTGAAAGCTCCGAAGATCGCTGGTGCCTCGGTGGCCGAGCTACTGGACCTCTTGAAGGAACCAGAATATCGCACCCGCTACCGCGTTCGTCGTGAACTTCGCAGTCACGACGGCAAGGAAGTTTCCGAAGCTTTGGAAGCATGGATGGCTGGTCTCGACAAAAACGACGAGAACTACAACCACCACTTGCTGGAAGCCCTGTGGGTCAAGCAGAACTTGGACCTGGTCGACGCCGACCTGCTCAAGCGGATGCTAACCGATAGCGACTTCCGTGCTCGTGCGGCCGCGACCCGCGTGCTGTGCTACTGGCGCGATCGCGTTCCCGGTTCGCTCGATCTGTTGGAAACCCAGGTCAACGACGAAAACCCACGCGTCCGCCTGGAAGCCATCCGAGCGCTCAGCTTCTTCGATGGCACAGACGTGGAACGTGCTCAGGAAATCGCCCTGCAATCGCTCCTTCACGACCAGGACTACTACCTGGAATACACGCTGAAGGAAACGTTGGAAACACTCGAAAAGCGAGCCAAGCAAGGCTAG